In Oceanobacillus sp. FSL K6-2867, one DNA window encodes the following:
- the ftsL gene encoding cell division protein FtsL yields the protein MSANEARNWQQINPQYTPNTEKKVSVKVKKNGWITKGEKLIYSFIGACLLISGIFMVSYSSSTDTINRELQQLEQTVNTQQVTNEGLMFEVKELSRPERIIEIADKNGLKIQNAEVKQAQTFNN from the coding sequence ATGAGTGCTAACGAGGCCCGTAATTGGCAGCAAATTAATCCACAATATACTCCAAACACAGAAAAAAAAGTTTCCGTTAAAGTTAAAAAAAATGGCTGGATAACCAAAGGCGAGAAGCTTATTTACTCCTTTATCGGCGCGTGTCTTCTCATTTCAGGGATTTTTATGGTGTCATATTCATCGTCAACTGATACAATAAATAGGGAACTTCAGCAGCTTGAACAAACCGTGAATACGCAACAGGTAACGAATGAAGGTCTGATGTTTGAAGTGAAGGAATTGTCAAGACCTGAAAGAATTATCGAGATTGCAGATAAAAATGGATTGAAAATCCAGAATGCGGAAGTGAAGCAAGCGCAGACGTTTAACAACTAA
- a CDS encoding penicillin-binding protein: MNKNKTTHLMAGVFIIIFVAVFLVLTGRFMYIQATGEINGVSLEEWAEQKRTSSFTLSAERGKIYDNNGMVLAYDRPTYKMYAIIDDTYSEKSEAPLHVEDPQKTAEILAPLLDVEVSDILEPLKRGIENNRFQVEFGKIGKEIPQKKKDEIEELNIPGIQFEEEALRYYPNGMFASHIIGFARETEVETDEGIRNEIVGIAGMENEMNDLLSGKQGYISYQRDRYNKKLLDPKEIIHLPEDGDDVYLTIDQKIQTLMEEALSQVDEKYNPKKMTAIVMDPKTGKVLAMSSRPSYDPNNPSNVENWYNDVISTPFEPGSTVKMFTWAAAIEEGVYNGSEEFKSGSYQPNEKITKINDHNGGKGWGSISYNEGFQRSSNVAAAKLAWEKLGADTFLEYLHAFGFGEDTGIDLPGEVSGQILYNWPLEKITTAFGQGSTTTPIQQMKAATAIANGGKMLQPYVIDKIVDSSTGETIEQKESTVVGEPISEDTAQQVLKLLESVVNGENGTGKPYQLADYKVGGKSGTAEIPNPDGPGYLTGRENYVFSFLGMAPIEDPQLMMYVSVQQPELEPTETGSAPVSFVFNNVMENSLHYLNIDPSNDKEGTVQQLTVPKIVGESTSETVAELKEQGLEVSLVGDGKSIDSASAAEGETVFPNERVILVTDEPVMPDIIGWSLRDVMKLAELMQLKTETFGSGYVVTQNIPEGTPLKENDYLGIELLPPNEEADEETNNNEEQTEATGESSAEEE; encoded by the coding sequence ATGAATAAAAACAAGACAACGCATTTGATGGCAGGAGTATTCATCATTATCTTTGTCGCTGTTTTCTTGGTCCTAACTGGAAGGTTTATGTATATCCAGGCAACAGGCGAAATAAACGGTGTCTCATTGGAGGAATGGGCAGAACAGAAGCGGACCTCTTCATTTACGCTAAGTGCGGAAAGAGGGAAAATTTACGATAACAATGGAATGGTTCTTGCGTACGATAGACCGACTTATAAGATGTATGCAATTATTGATGATACCTATTCTGAAAAATCAGAGGCGCCGCTGCATGTAGAAGATCCACAAAAAACTGCAGAAATATTGGCGCCTCTTTTAGATGTTGAGGTAAGTGATATATTAGAGCCTTTAAAAAGAGGTATCGAGAATAATAGATTCCAAGTAGAATTTGGCAAAATCGGCAAAGAGATTCCCCAAAAGAAAAAGGATGAGATTGAAGAACTAAATATACCTGGTATTCAATTTGAAGAGGAAGCCTTAAGGTACTATCCCAATGGCATGTTCGCCTCTCATATCATTGGCTTTGCTCGGGAAACCGAGGTTGAAACGGATGAAGGAATCAGGAATGAAATTGTCGGGATAGCTGGTATGGAAAACGAAATGAATGATCTTCTAAGCGGAAAACAGGGTTATATTTCTTATCAGCGGGATAGATATAACAAAAAACTATTGGATCCAAAAGAAATCATTCACCTGCCTGAAGATGGGGACGATGTATATTTAACAATCGACCAAAAAATCCAAACTCTAATGGAAGAGGCATTATCTCAAGTTGATGAGAAGTATAATCCTAAGAAAATGACTGCTATAGTTATGGATCCGAAAACTGGAAAGGTATTAGCGATGAGCAGTCGTCCAAGCTATGATCCTAACAATCCATCAAATGTGGAGAACTGGTATAATGATGTAATTTCAACCCCATTTGAACCTGGCTCTACGGTTAAAATGTTTACGTGGGCAGCCGCGATTGAAGAAGGGGTTTATAATGGTTCAGAAGAATTTAAATCAGGAAGCTATCAGCCAAATGAAAAGATTACAAAGATTAATGATCATAACGGTGGTAAAGGCTGGGGATCAATTTCTTATAATGAAGGCTTCCAGCGGTCTTCCAATGTTGCAGCTGCAAAGCTTGCATGGGAAAAATTAGGTGCAGATACATTCTTAGAGTACTTGCATGCCTTTGGTTTTGGAGAAGATACAGGTATCGATTTGCCGGGAGAGGTAAGTGGACAGATTTTGTACAATTGGCCATTGGAAAAAATTACAACTGCTTTTGGTCAAGGAAGTACAACAACACCAATTCAGCAAATGAAAGCAGCAACAGCAATTGCAAACGGCGGAAAGATGCTCCAACCTTATGTCATCGATAAAATTGTCGACTCATCAACTGGTGAAACAATCGAACAGAAAGAATCAACAGTTGTCGGTGAGCCAATATCAGAAGATACCGCACAGCAAGTGCTAAAATTACTAGAATCGGTAGTTAATGGAGAAAATGGTACAGGAAAACCATATCAGTTGGCAGATTATAAGGTTGGCGGAAAAAGTGGTACAGCTGAAATACCAAATCCGGATGGACCTGGCTATTTAACAGGAAGAGAGAATTATGTATTTTCATTCCTTGGAATGGCACCAATTGAAGACCCCCAGCTAATGATGTATGTTTCTGTACAGCAGCCTGAGCTGGAACCGACAGAAACGGGATCTGCTCCGGTGTCCTTCGTTTTTAATAATGTAATGGAAAATAGTTTGCATTATCTAAATATCGACCCAAGTAACGATAAGGAAGGCACTGTCCAACAACTAACCGTGCCAAAAATAGTTGGGGAGAGCACATCAGAAACAGTTGCAGAATTGAAAGAACAAGGCCTGGAGGTTTCTCTGGTAGGGGATGGAAAGTCGATTGATTCGGCAAGTGCAGCTGAGGGTGAAACGGTCTTTCCAAATGAGCGTGTTATTCTGGTTACAGATGAACCTGTAATGCCTGATATAATCGGCTGGTCTTTAAGAGATGTAATGAAATTAGCAGAGCTGATGCAATTAAAAACAGAGACATTTGGCAGTGGTTATGTAGTAACGCAGAATATACCGGAGGGAACTCCGCTTAAAGAGAATGATTATTTGGGGATTGAATTATTACCTCCAAATGAAGAAGCAGATGAAGAAACAAATAACAATGAAGAGCAGACAGAAGCGACGGGTGAGTCATCGGCTGAAGAAGAGTAG
- a CDS encoding stage V sporulation protein D: MKRVSTITVKKRIVTVFLLGLLLLAIIIVRLGYVQFVMGEQLTGQAHDLWTRDISFQAERGYILDEEGEILAENVTAPSVIAIPRQIEDPEGAAGKLAKILEMSEVKVLENLTKNESSVSFRPQGIKISEEQETAIRELNMKGIYLAKDSKRHYPYGDDLSHVLGFTGIDNQGLMGLELSYEDKLAGKPGSLSFYSDAKGQRLDALADVYTPPTDGLNLKTTINSKVQAIMERELDAAVLKYNPDGALAIAVNPKTGGVLGMTTRPNFHPENYQDVDASIFGRNLPIWSTYEPGSTFKIITLAAALEEKVVDLEKDTYHDTGHITVGGAKIRCWKSGGHGHQTYLEVVQNSCNPGFVNLGQLLGTEKLFSYIDAFGFGKKTGIDLQGEGNGILFNPENVGPVELATTSFGQGVSVTPIQQVMAVAAAINGGYLYEPYIAKEWLDPITGETVEKIEPNMKQRVISSGTSDEVRHALESVVAQGTGRPAYVDGYRVGGKTGTAQKVGPNGGYLENNYIVSFIGFAPADDPEIVVYVAVDNPKNTIQFGGVVAAPIVGTIIGDSLRAMGVAPRDDGLEKEYVWPEEPKVEVPDMIGQTKQELAEYLLDLTIETNGEGDYITDQSPKPGTKLEPGSTVRIYLSDEKHR; encoded by the coding sequence ATGAAACGTGTATCCACTATTACAGTAAAAAAGCGAATCGTCACTGTTTTTCTTTTGGGGCTTCTTTTATTGGCGATCATTATTGTTCGACTTGGGTATGTTCAATTTGTAATGGGTGAACAACTAACTGGACAAGCTCATGACCTTTGGACGCGGGATATTAGTTTTCAGGCAGAACGTGGCTATATATTGGATGAAGAAGGAGAAATTTTAGCTGAGAATGTTACTGCTCCGTCTGTAATCGCGATTCCAAGACAAATAGAGGACCCTGAGGGTGCTGCTGGTAAGCTGGCAAAAATATTGGAGATGTCTGAAGTCAAGGTGTTAGAGAATCTAACGAAAAATGAATCGAGTGTGAGCTTCCGACCACAAGGAATTAAGATTTCGGAAGAACAAGAAACAGCAATACGAGAATTAAATATGAAAGGAATTTATCTGGCGAAAGATTCCAAACGTCATTACCCGTATGGGGATGACTTATCGCATGTTCTCGGTTTTACCGGAATTGATAATCAAGGGCTGATGGGGCTTGAGTTATCCTATGAGGATAAGCTCGCAGGGAAGCCTGGAAGTCTTTCGTTCTATTCAGATGCAAAAGGGCAAAGGCTGGATGCTCTTGCAGATGTTTATACACCTCCCACAGATGGATTAAATTTAAAAACAACCATTAACTCCAAAGTACAGGCTATAATGGAGCGGGAATTAGACGCAGCTGTTTTAAAATACAATCCAGATGGAGCGTTGGCAATTGCTGTTAACCCGAAAACAGGTGGTGTTCTCGGTATGACAACACGGCCAAATTTCCATCCGGAAAATTATCAAGATGTGGATGCATCGATTTTTGGCAGGAATTTGCCTATTTGGAGCACATATGAACCTGGTTCAACCTTTAAAATAATTACACTTGCAGCCGCATTAGAAGAGAAAGTGGTTGACCTTGAAAAAGACACTTATCATGATACTGGACATATTACTGTGGGCGGCGCAAAAATTCGTTGCTGGAAAAGCGGAGGGCATGGGCACCAAACATATCTGGAAGTTGTCCAAAATTCGTGTAACCCAGGATTTGTTAATCTTGGCCAACTCCTTGGAACAGAAAAGCTGTTTTCGTATATTGATGCATTTGGATTCGGAAAGAAAACAGGAATAGATTTACAAGGTGAAGGCAATGGAATTCTTTTTAATCCCGAAAATGTTGGCCCAGTCGAGTTAGCCACCACTTCATTCGGACAAGGGGTATCCGTAACACCGATACAGCAGGTAATGGCAGTTGCAGCTGCGATTAATGGCGGCTATTTATATGAACCTTATATTGCGAAAGAATGGCTGGATCCGATAACAGGGGAAACTGTTGAAAAAATAGAGCCGAATATGAAACAGCGTGTAATCTCAAGTGGTACTTCCGATGAGGTACGCCATGCGCTTGAAAGTGTGGTTGCCCAAGGTACAGGAAGACCTGCATATGTGGATGGATACCGAGTTGGCGGGAAAACTGGAACGGCGCAGAAGGTTGGTCCAAATGGCGGCTATTTAGAAAATAATTATATTGTTTCATTCATTGGTTTTGCTCCTGCAGATGATCCGGAAATTGTCGTCTATGTTGCAGTGGATAATCCGAAAAACACCATACAATTTGGTGGTGTGGTTGCAGCACCGATTGTCGGAACAATCATTGGAGATAGTTTAAGAGCAATGGGTGTTGCACCAAGGGACGACGGTTTGGAAAAAGAATATGTATGGCCAGAGGAACCCAAAGTTGAAGTTCCAGATATGATTGGTCAAACGAAACAGGAGCTGGCAGAGTATTTGCTTGATTTGACAATTGAAACAAATGGAGAGGGCGATTATATTACAGACCAGTCTCCAAAACCAGGAACGAAGTTAGAGCCTGGCTCAACAGTCAGAATTTATTTATCTGATGAAAAACATCGTTAA
- a CDS encoding UDP-N-acetylmuramoyl-L-alanyl-D-glutamate--2,6-diaminopimelate ligase has protein sequence MNLNELLHVLPFYKTSMPIDKIEVNAIEMDSRKVKSGNVFVCISGYTVDGHDFIDDAVKQGAVAIIAEKQVEAPVPVIMVDDTNRALSVLAGKFFDYPTSKLPLIGVTGTNGKTTVTYLLDEIFKQQTKKTGVIGTIQLKIGEEIYPISNTTPDSLSLQRTFHKMLDEGVDQAIMEVSSHALDMGRVHGCDYDIAIFTNLSQDHLDYHSDLQDYLRAKSLLFAQLGNSYDEMNRKFAILNADDEASNLLKRSTAQHVMTYGCHHEATVMAKDIHLDAAGTSFTLTSPLGDIEISSRLIGMFNVYNMLAASTAAIAANVSLTMIKTALEQIEGVNGRFEPVAEGQNYAVIVDYAHTPDSLENVLQTAREFAKNKVYVVVGCGGDRDRTKRPLMASIAVQYADHAIFTSDNPRTEDPQLILNDMTDVLDESSSYEVIVDRKAAISQAIKQAASDDIILIAGKGHETYQIIGHTKYDFDDREVARNAIRNKEKY, from the coding sequence ATGAATTTAAATGAATTACTACATGTGTTACCTTTTTATAAAACATCAATGCCGATTGATAAAATAGAAGTTAATGCTATTGAAATGGATTCACGGAAAGTAAAATCAGGAAATGTTTTTGTTTGCATTTCCGGTTATACGGTTGATGGACATGATTTTATTGACGATGCGGTAAAGCAGGGAGCCGTTGCAATCATTGCCGAAAAACAAGTTGAGGCCCCTGTTCCAGTTATTATGGTAGACGATACAAATCGAGCGTTATCTGTACTTGCGGGCAAGTTTTTCGATTACCCAACATCCAAACTGCCACTAATTGGTGTAACTGGTACGAATGGGAAAACTACGGTTACGTATTTATTGGATGAGATTTTCAAACAACAGACAAAGAAAACAGGTGTTATTGGAACGATTCAGCTGAAAATCGGTGAAGAAATATATCCGATCTCGAATACAACTCCCGATTCTCTCAGCCTGCAGCGAACATTCCATAAGATGCTTGATGAAGGTGTAGATCAGGCTATTATGGAAGTTTCTTCACATGCACTGGATATGGGAAGAGTACACGGATGTGATTATGATATTGCCATCTTCACGAATTTATCTCAAGATCATTTAGATTACCATTCAGATTTACAAGACTATCTCCGAGCTAAAAGCCTTTTGTTTGCGCAACTTGGAAATAGCTATGATGAAATGAATCGAAAATTTGCTATTTTAAATGCCGACGATGAGGCAAGCAATCTATTGAAACGAAGTACTGCACAGCATGTAATGACCTATGGATGCCATCATGAGGCAACTGTAATGGCCAAAGATATTCACCTTGACGCTGCAGGAACGTCCTTTACGTTAACATCGCCTTTAGGGGATATCGAAATCTCAAGCCGGTTAATTGGTATGTTTAATGTGTATAACATGCTCGCTGCAAGTACAGCAGCAATTGCTGCAAATGTATCATTAACAATGATTAAAACAGCGCTTGAGCAAATTGAAGGTGTAAATGGCCGGTTTGAACCAGTTGCAGAAGGTCAAAACTATGCTGTTATTGTTGATTATGCACATACACCCGATTCTTTAGAGAACGTATTGCAGACTGCAAGAGAATTTGCGAAAAATAAGGTTTATGTTGTCGTTGGCTGTGGTGGGGACCGCGATCGTACGAAACGTCCATTAATGGCATCGATAGCGGTGCAATATGCTGACCATGCAATTTTTACGTCTGATAATCCTAGAACAGAGGATCCACAGTTGATTTTAAATGATATGACAGATGTGTTAGATGAAAGTAGTAGCTATGAAGTAATCGTTGACCGCAAAGCCGCGATCTCACAAGCTATCAAGCAGGCTGCTTCAGATGATATTATTCTAATTGCTGGAAAAGGGCATGAAACATATCAGATTATTGGACATACGAAATATGATTTTGATGATCGGGAAGTAGCAAGAAATGCGATTCGCAATAAGGAGAAATATTGA